Part of the Rhodohalobacter sp. 614A genome is shown below.
GTGCGCTCGAAGAAGCTCTTCTCGATTTTGCCGGTTGTGTTGTGGTGATTTCCCACGACCGCTGGTTCCTCGACCGAATTGCTACTCACATTTTGGCTTTCGAAGGCAACAGCCAGGTGTACTGGTTTGAAGGAAATTACTCCGAATATGAAGAGAACCGAGAACAACGGCTGGGTTCAAAATATCATCCCGAAAGAATTCATTACAAGAAATTGATGCGGGAATAGTTAATCCCCTTTGCCCCGAAAGGATCCCTTTGGGAAAGGGGGAAAGTGACCACGACGAATGTCGTGGGAACTCGGTGGATGTCTCTCATTACACCTTTCGATTTAACGATGTAAAGATTTAGCGACGTAACGATTTTCGATTTTACTTATATAGATCGATAAATCGAGGATCGGAAATCTTAAAGATCGTTACATCAAATGCATTACCTTTCTGCCGCAAGGTTGAAACTTGTGCGATGAATTTTCAAGTTAAAAACTTGAACCAGACTAGCGGCAATGACGAAGAATGATTTCCGATTAGGAAAAAAACTTCTTCATTCAGATTTTTGTTTAGATTAACAGAACAGAGAAGCTGAAGACCTTGATATGATTGATTCTTTTCGTGAAGCACTGGTTTTTGAATATGAAAGATTGATAGCCTTTTTGCCGCGTCTGTTACTGGCGATTATTGCGGCCCTGATTATTTATACGCTGGGGAAATGGCTGGCCAAAGGGGTTATCCGATTTTTGAAGAGAAGTTCGATTCCCGAAACCTATCACGACTATTTTGGCAAACTGATCAAAATAATCGGGGCATTTGCCGCATTTGTCATTTTTTTGAATCTGATTGGATACCAAACTCTTGCCGCGAGTCTTTTGGCCGGCGGCGGATTAACAGCAGTGATGCTGGGATTCGCTTTCAAGGATATCGGCGAAAACTTCCTGGCGGGATTTTTCCTGGCTTTCAGTCGGCCGTTTACAACGGATGATATCATCGAAACAGACGGCATCCTGGGACAAGTAAAAAGTATTCAGCTTCGTCACACACACATCCGAACCGGCGATGGCTGCGATGTATTTGTTCCCAGTGCACAATTATTCACCAAACCGCTTCACAACTATACGCTGGATGGACTTCGCCGCGGCAGTTTTACTGTCGGGATTGATTATGCCGATGATGCCCAAAAAGCGGCTGATCTCCTTTTGGAATCAACAAACGAAACAGACGGTGTTCTCGAAATTCCCAAAGCGTCCGTACAGATTAAAGGTCTTGAACCTAATTACGTGGAACTTCAGGTTTTTTTCTGGATCAGGGCAAAAAACCAAGAGGCGTCTCTTGCCGGCGTAAGAACCCGGGCTATGAATAATTGCAGAAAAATGCTGATTAACCACAACTTTACAGTGAGTTCTAACGTCTCTACAGCAGTGGATATGAATCCGATTGAAGTACTTCTTCAAAATCGTGAAGATACTCGGAAGGATTGATTCATGAGTTTACTTATTTTAAAGAACATCTACGATAATCACCTTAAGGGGGAGCAAATGAATAAACAGATTTTATTTTCCTGTCTGATTTTACTGGCAGCTACACTATACACTTCCGAGGCAAATGCTCAAATTGATGCCCGCATGCTTCGGCAGGCTGATGTTTCTGATACGCACATCGCCTTTTCTTATGCCGATGATATTTGGATCGTTCCGATAGAAGGAGGAATCGCGAACCGCCTTACATCAGCCAAAGGAACTGAATCATTTCCTCGGTTTTCTCCGGATGGTTCAACCATTGTCTTTAATGCTAATTACGATGGTAATACGGATGTTTACGTGATTTCTCCCCTGGG
Proteins encoded:
- a CDS encoding mechanosensitive ion channel family protein, producing the protein MIDSFREALVFEYERLIAFLPRLLLAIIAALIIYTLGKWLAKGVIRFLKRSSIPETYHDYFGKLIKIIGAFAAFVIFLNLIGYQTLAASLLAGGGLTAVMLGFAFKDIGENFLAGFFLAFSRPFTTDDIIETDGILGQVKSIQLRHTHIRTGDGCDVFVPSAQLFTKPLHNYTLDGLRRGSFTVGIDYADDAQKAADLLLESTNETDGVLEIPKASVQIKGLEPNYVELQVFFWIRAKNQEASLAGVRTRAMNNCRKMLINHNFTVSSNVSTAVDMNPIEVLLQNREDTRKD